Proteins encoded in a region of the uncultured Paludibaculum sp. genome:
- a CDS encoding glycosyltransferase family 39 protein: MLLLFFAVITAFYGVALGQVGLLSADEPRYASIGREMARSGDWITPRLWGDPWFEKPPLLYWLVAAGQRAGLGDDLSPRLPVTLLSLAYLLLQFLVLRRLEGERIAWIALLLLATTAGWAAESQIGVTDLPLAATFNASLLLGLLWLETGSKRAALAAGACFGLSLLAKGLVAGVLILPFFVFAWKRWKELLAPAAAALLVAAPWYGAMFVVHGRPFWDEFFVKHHFSRFADGALLHTQPFWFYVPVLVASLFPWPTVLTLIGPACWSERRRRLLASVFCFGFVFFSASANKLPGYILPLLPSLCIVLAAGIETAGRALRQLALAALLLGLCPIIATVLPDALLHGLRRANLGEVHWEYFAMALPFVLGVWWFERTNNRVAAVAVVALGSAAGLLFVKLSAAPVLDHIVSARGLWRRVEPRADQTCVESLHRNWLYGLNYYSVQPLPGCAGSSRAVSITQKPGAMPSLSPRSMPMTK; this comes from the coding sequence TTGCTCCTGCTGTTCTTTGCGGTCATCACCGCTTTCTACGGCGTCGCCCTCGGTCAGGTGGGCCTGCTCAGCGCTGACGAGCCGCGCTATGCCTCCATCGGGCGCGAGATGGCGCGGTCGGGCGATTGGATCACGCCCCGGTTGTGGGGCGATCCCTGGTTTGAGAAGCCGCCGCTGCTCTACTGGTTGGTGGCCGCGGGGCAACGCGCCGGGTTGGGCGACGATCTTTCACCGCGGTTGCCGGTGACCTTGCTGAGTCTGGCCTATCTGCTGCTGCAGTTCCTGGTCCTGCGACGCCTGGAAGGGGAGCGCATCGCCTGGATAGCCCTGCTGTTGCTGGCCACCACGGCCGGTTGGGCGGCCGAAAGCCAGATTGGCGTCACCGACCTGCCGCTGGCCGCGACCTTCAACGCCTCGCTGCTGCTGGGCCTACTCTGGCTCGAGACCGGATCGAAACGGGCCGCGCTGGCGGCCGGGGCGTGTTTCGGCCTCTCACTGCTGGCCAAAGGGCTGGTGGCGGGCGTCCTCATTCTGCCGTTCTTTGTCTTTGCCTGGAAGCGCTGGAAAGAGCTGCTGGCGCCGGCCGCCGCCGCGCTGCTGGTAGCAGCACCCTGGTATGGAGCTATGTTCGTCGTCCATGGCCGCCCATTCTGGGACGAGTTCTTCGTCAAGCACCACTTCTCGCGCTTTGCCGACGGGGCGCTGCTGCACACGCAGCCGTTCTGGTTTTACGTGCCGGTCCTGGTGGCCAGCCTGTTTCCCTGGCCCACGGTCCTGACGCTGATCGGGCCGGCCTGCTGGAGCGAACGCCGGCGGCGCCTGCTGGCCTCGGTCTTCTGTTTTGGGTTTGTTTTCTTTTCCGCTTCCGCGAACAAGCTACCCGGCTACATCCTGCCGCTGCTGCCTTCGCTCTGCATTGTGCTGGCAGCGGGCATCGAGACCGCGGGGCGCGCACTGCGGCAGTTGGCCCTGGCCGCGTTGCTGTTGGGTTTGTGCCCTATCATCGCGACCGTACTGCCCGATGCGTTGCTCCATGGCCTGCGCCGCGCCAACCTCGGCGAAGTCCACTGGGAGTATTTCGCGATGGCGTTGCCGTTCGTATTGGGGGTGTGGTGGTTTGAGCGGACCAATAACCGCGTGGCCGCCGTGGCCGTGGTGGCTCTGGGGTCCGCCGCTGGACTGCTTTTCGTGAAGCTGAGCGCCGCTCCGGTGCTGGATCACATTGTCTCGGCACGTGGATTGTGGCGGCGCGTCGAGCCGCGAGCCGATCAGACCTGCGTCGAGTCGCTGCACCGCAACTGGTTGTACGGGCTGAACTATTATTCGGTACAGCCGTTGCCTGGCTGCGCCGGGTCTTCGCGTGCAGTCTCCATTACTCAAAAACCCGGCGCCATGCCTTCGCTCTCCCCACGCAGTATGCCAATGACCAAGTAG
- a CDS encoding altronate dehydratase family protein, which yields MSLVEIQQPPTAETAAIQLHPSDNVAIARVTLGEGQTVSAGGVQVVLREQVPVGHKLSLRHILAGENVLRYGQVIGPARVDIEPGYHVHNHNLGYNEGSRVYEFPRDERPLASPPASTPTFQGYLRDDGRAGTRNYIAVVAASNCAAHAAEWIASSFDGETLPPNVDGVVAFPHGEGCGHSIGPDTEQLQRTLWGVLDHPNVSSAIVLGLGCEVNQIDHYLGVAASNGPRASRIVGMTLQESGGTRATVEQARKTIAGMMERASAEQRVELPASKICLGLNCGGSDSFSGITANPALGYCSDLLAELGATSVLAETPEIVGAEHLLVKRARNRAVAEKLLSMIAKYKSYLARFEGSFDDNPSPGNKEGGLSNILEKSLGAVAKGGTSQLNEVIDYAERIVGPGFAFMNTPGYDPVSLTGLAAGGVNLIAFTTGRGSAIGFPTIPVLKIATNSLTYARMTGNMDINAGRIADGEASVQGVGREILEALLAAASGVRTKSELLGHKEFVPWRIGPVM from the coding sequence ATGAGCCTGGTGGAGATTCAACAACCGCCGACGGCGGAAACCGCCGCCATTCAGTTGCACCCGTCCGATAACGTGGCCATCGCCCGGGTCACCTTGGGCGAGGGTCAAACCGTCTCCGCCGGCGGCGTGCAGGTCGTGCTGCGCGAACAGGTTCCGGTGGGCCACAAGCTCTCGTTGCGTCACATACTCGCGGGTGAGAACGTGTTGCGCTACGGCCAGGTGATCGGTCCGGCCCGAGTGGATATCGAACCGGGCTACCACGTGCACAACCACAACCTGGGCTACAACGAAGGTTCGCGAGTCTATGAGTTTCCCAGGGATGAGCGCCCGCTGGCATCGCCGCCGGCCTCGACGCCCACATTTCAGGGTTATCTCCGCGACGACGGCCGGGCCGGAACCCGCAACTACATCGCCGTGGTGGCGGCCTCCAACTGCGCCGCCCATGCCGCCGAATGGATCGCCAGCAGCTTCGATGGCGAGACCCTGCCGCCGAATGTCGATGGAGTCGTGGCCTTCCCGCACGGCGAAGGCTGCGGCCACTCCATTGGGCCGGATACGGAACAACTGCAGCGCACGCTGTGGGGCGTGCTGGACCATCCCAACGTGTCGTCGGCCATCGTGCTGGGGCTGGGCTGCGAAGTGAATCAGATCGACCACTACCTGGGCGTGGCCGCCAGCAACGGGCCGCGCGCCTCGCGCATCGTCGGCATGACCCTCCAGGAGAGCGGCGGCACGCGGGCTACTGTGGAGCAGGCCCGCAAGACGATCGCCGGCATGATGGAGCGGGCCTCCGCCGAGCAGCGCGTCGAACTGCCGGCCTCGAAGATCTGCCTTGGGCTGAACTGCGGCGGGTCCGATTCCTTCAGCGGCATTACTGCCAATCCGGCGCTGGGCTACTGCTCCGACCTTCTGGCGGAACTGGGGGCTACCAGCGTCCTGGCCGAGACACCCGAGATCGTCGGCGCCGAACATCTGCTGGTCAAACGAGCGCGCAACCGGGCAGTGGCTGAGAAGCTCCTCTCCATGATCGCCAAGTACAAAAGCTACCTGGCCCGGTTCGAGGGGAGCTTCGACGACAACCCCTCGCCTGGGAACAAGGAAGGCGGCTTGTCCAACATCCTGGAGAAGTCGCTGGGCGCCGTGGCCAAGGGCGGTACCTCTCAGTTGAACGAAGTGATAGACTACGCCGAGCGCATTGTGGGCCCCGGATTTGCCTTCATGAACACTCCAGGTTATGATCCTGTTTCGCTCACCGGCCTGGCCGCCGGAGGGGTGAACCTGATCGCGTTCACCACCGGCCGGGGCAGCGCCATTGGATTTCCAACCATTCCGGTTCTGAAAATCGCCACAAATAGTCTCACTTACGCTCGGATGACCGGCAACATGGACATCAACGCCGGCCGCATTGCCGATGGCGAGGCGAGCGTGCAAGGCGTCGGCCGTGAGATCCTGGAGGCGCTTTTGGCCGCTGCTTCGGGGGTCCGTACCAAGAGCGAACTCCTGGGCCACAAGGAATTTGTGCCCTGGAGAATCGGACCGGTCATGTAA